The genome window CGAGGAGGAGATCTCATGATGTGGGGATGGGGCGGCTGGTTGGGGCCGCTGTGGATGCTGCTTTTCTGGGGCGGCATCGTCTTGTTGATCGTTTGGGCGGTGCGTTCCGGCTCGGTCGGGGGCGGGACGCGTCCGAGAAGCAGAGCACTCGAGATCCTCGAGGAGCGGTATGCACGCGGCGAGATCGATCGTGACGAATTCAGTACTCGTCGTGACGAGCTGTCGCGGGGCTGAGCGATGAAGCGCCTCTGGATCGTCGGGCTTGTCCTGATCGCCGTGGCGCTCGTCGGATCCGCTGTCTCTTCCACGGCTCCTTCCTCTTGGGTGGGGACGCCGCGGGCAGGGATGCACGCCGACACTCCGTCCGGCTGGTGGGGCCAGATGGGCGGCCATCGGATGCACGAAGATTGGGACTCGAACGGACCTGCGGCGATCCCGGGTGCCGGCGAAGTGAGAGTCGTGGCTTCGGAGTTTCGGTTCGAGCCTCCAACCATCACGATCCCTGCCGGAGAAGCGGTGAACCTCACGCTCATCAACGAAGGCGCGTTGCTTCACGACCTCACGATCCCCGCGCTTGGCATCCGGGTGGTCGCAGAACCCGGCCGGCAGACAACGGTCGGGCTGGCCGGCCTGCCTGTGGGAACGTACGAAACCCTGTGCTCTCTCCCAGGCCACGCCGAGGCGGGAATGATCGGAACGCTCGAGGTGACGGGTTGAGGGTTCCCGTCACCCTCGTGACGAGCCCCGGCTGTCACTACTGCGGTCATGCCCGCGAGGTTCTCGAGCGGGTTGCCGGCGACGTTCCCCTCGACGTGTCCGAGGTCGATCTCGCGTCACCTGATGGTGCGGCAGCTCAGCGGCGATGGAGGGTCCCGTACCCCCCGCTGCTGCTCA of bacterium BMS3Abin02 contains these proteins:
- a CDS encoding sulfocyanin; the encoded protein is MKRLWIVGLVLIAVALVGSAVSSTAPSSWVGTPRAGMHADTPSGWWGQMGGHRMHEDWDSNGPAAIPGAGEVRVVASEFRFEPPTITIPAGEAVNLTLINEGALLHDLTIPALGIRVVAEPGRQTTVGLAGLPVGTYETLCSLPGHAEAGMIGTLEVTG